The DNA window CACGCGCGCGGGGCCTCCGACGCCGACGTCAAGCTGTTCGCCGACGCCATGGCCGACAACCTGATGCAGCGCTATGGTTCGGCCTTGCTCGGCATCCAGGGCAAGCCCAGCTTCCGTGCCAAGGGTGAGTCGCCGCTGCCGGGCAACCGCGGCATGAGCGTGGCCACTGAACTGGTGCGCAGCGGTGCAGAGACCACTCCGGTGGTGTACCTGATGCGCCAGGAAGGCGGCCAATGGAAGATCTTCGACGTCAACATCGAAGGCATTTCCTACGTGCAGACCTTCCGCACCCAATTCGATGCTCCGCTGCGCCAGAAGGGCATCAAGCAGGTCGCCGCCGACCTGCGCGCCGGCACCACGCAGGCCGGACCGGCTGGCAATGGCAAGTAACGCGGCTCTGCAGCTGGACGGTTCGCGGGCGCGCCTGAGCGGCGCGCTTGACCGTGCAGCGGTGGTGGCGCTTTGGCCGCAGCTGCAGTCGCTGTCGGCCCAACTGACCGTGCTGGACCTGCAGGCCGTCACCGCAGTCGACAGCGCCGGCCTGGCGCTGCTGGCCGAACTGACCGCGCGCGCGCGCGCAGCCGGGCGTACGCTGGAGCTGCAAGGTACCCCGCCGGGTTTCACCGAACTGAGCGCCGCCTACCGGCTGGACGCTTCCCTTGATTTCAATGCCCTTTCTGCCGCGAGCTGACATGAACGTCGTACGCACCCTTTCCCTTCTGCTGCTGGTGGCGCTGCTCAGCGCCTGCGCGGCCAAGCCCGCGCGTGACAGCGCGCCCGCCAGCGTGGCCGTGGATTCGACCCCGGCTGCGCCGGCCGTCGAAGACGTCTCGGCAGCGCCCCAGGCCACAGGCGATGCCGACGGCGCGCCCGTGGCCGATGCTGCAGCACCTGCGCCCGCTGACCCCGCCACCGCAGCGACCGGCGAGGCCCCGACCGCCGCCGAAGACGACTTCGCCGCGCTGTACGGTGGCCCGGCTCCCAGTGCCGATGGCAGCAGCGACGCGCAGCCCTCCTACGACCCGTGGGAAGGCTTCAACCGCCGCGTGCACGCCTTCAACGACGTGGTCGACCGCGCCGTGGCACGACCGCTGGCCACCGCCTACACCAAGGTGGTGCCGCGCTTTGCCCGCACCGGCGTGACCAACTTCTTCAGCAACCTGCGTGCTCCGGTGACCATCACCAACCAGCTGCTGCAGGGTCGCCCTGGCGACGCCTGGGACAGCCTGGGCCGGTTCCTGATCAACTCCACCATCGGCATCGGCGGCCTGTTCGATCCGGCCAGTGCCGGTGGCGTGCCGCGCCGCAGCGAGGACTTCGGCCAGACCCTGGGCGCGTGGGGCTGGCGCAATTCGCGCTACGTGGAGCTGCCGTTCTTCGGCCCGCGTACCGTGCGCGACGTGTTCGGCCTGGCCGGCGACATTCCGCTGTCGCCGATCCGCACCATCGAGGAAGACAAGGTGCGCATCCCGCTGCAGGGCCTGCAGCTGGTCGACATGCGTGCGCAGCTGATGGCGCTGGATGACATCCGCGACAGCGCGGTGGACGAGTACGCGCTGACCCGTGATGCGTGGCTGCAGCGCCGCAACTACCAGATCGAGAACGACCTGCGTGGCAAGCACCGCCGCGGCCGTGATGCGGACGATGCCGATCCGATTCCGGTGGACGCGATGCCGATGCCCAACTGGGGAAACTGAGCCGCCAATAAAAAACCCCGCCGAGGCGGGGTTTTTTGTGGCCGATCAACCGGCCAATGCGGCGTCGATCGCGGCGACGAGGCGCGGATCGTTGGCGGGCACGTCCGGGGCGAAACGGGCGATGACCTGGCCGTCGCGGCCGATGAGGAACTTCTCGAAGTTCCACAGCACGCCCGGGGCCGGGTTGACCACCAGGTCGGGGAGCTTGGCGACTGCGCCCTGCAGCTTCTCGCGCATCGGGCCTTCGCCGGTAGCGGTCGGCTGGGCCTGGGTCAGCTCAGCGTACAGCGGGTGGATGTCGTCACCGGCTACGCTGATCTTGGCGAACATCGGGAAGCCGACGTTGTATTCCAGCTGGCAGAACTGCTGGATGTCCGCTTCGGTGCCCGGCTCCTGGCCGAGGAAGTTGTTGGCAGGGAAACCCAGCACTTCCAGCCCGGCGGCCTGCTTGTCAGCGTACAACGCCTGCAGCCCTTCGTACTGCGGGGTCAGGCCGCACTTGGAGGCCACGTTGACCACCAGCAGCACCTTGCCGCGGTAATCGGCCAGCGACGACGGCTGGCCTTCAATGGTGGTGACGGGGATGTCGTAAACGTTCTGGCTCATATAAAACTCACGGAGAAAAACTGGAGGGGTAGAGTCGACCGTTGGTCGACTGCTCTTCGCGCAATCCAACATCAATCAACGCAGATCGTACCCTGCGCCAACCCACCATCAATACGCTGACGGCAACCAAAGTTCTGGCTGATATCGCGCTGGCAGACGCCGGTCGCCGCGGTCCCGGGCACCAGCTCCGTATCGCCACTGCCCAAGCACTGCCCCATACAGTCGGACTTGGTCCGGCAGCTTTTGCCGGCATCGGCGTACGGCACCACGCACTGCACGCGCTGCAGGCGACCCAGCGGCTTCATTTCGCCGCCCTGAGCCGCGCAATCGGCGTCTTCCGCGGTCCGGTTGGCAGGGGCGGCGGAAGGAGCCGGGAATGGATCGGTCGTGGTACAACCAGCCAGCAACAACAGCGCGGACAACATCAAGGTTAAGCGCATCGGGGGCTTTCCGTTGGAAGAATCCCGATGGTAGGTCACCCCCGTGCATCGCGACACCTTATTCGGTGTCGCTGTCCACTTCTTCCTCATCGCCGCCATCCAGCCCGATGTCCCCCAGCAGCTGCCGGGTCTGCTCACCGCCCAGCGATTCCACCCCGCGCAGGCGGCGTTCGATGGTGCGGGTCTTGCGGCTGGCCTCGCCGAGGCTGCGACCCACGGTGCTGATCTGCTTCTCGGCCTTTTCCAGGATGCCGGCGAACTTGCCGAACTCACTCTTCACCGCGCCCAGCAACACCCATACCTCACTGGAGCGCTGTTCGATCGCCAGCGTGCGGAAACCCATCTGCAGGCTGTTGAGCAGTGCGGTCACCGTGGTCGGACCGGCCACCACC is part of the Stenotrophomonas oahuensis genome and encodes:
- a CDS encoding MlaA family lipoprotein — protein: MNVVRTLSLLLLVALLSACAAKPARDSAPASVAVDSTPAAPAVEDVSAAPQATGDADGAPVADAAAPAPADPATAATGEAPTAAEDDFAALYGGPAPSADGSSDAQPSYDPWEGFNRRVHAFNDVVDRAVARPLATAYTKVVPRFARTGVTNFFSNLRAPVTITNQLLQGRPGDAWDSLGRFLINSTIGIGGLFDPASAGGVPRRSEDFGQTLGAWGWRNSRYVELPFFGPRTVRDVFGLAGDIPLSPIRTIEEDKVRIPLQGLQLVDMRAQLMALDDIRDSAVDEYALTRDAWLQRRNYQIENDLRGKHRRGRDADDADPIPVDAMPMPNWGN
- a CDS encoding STAS domain-containing protein; this translates as MASNAALQLDGSRARLSGALDRAAVVALWPQLQSLSAQLTVLDLQAVTAVDSAGLALLAELTARARAAGRTLELQGTPPGFTELSAAYRLDASLDFNALSAAS
- a CDS encoding MlaC/ttg2D family ABC transporter substrate-binding protein yields the protein MNKTLMSALLASALLATTPSLALAQAAPARAAANQQGAATKTVMDASARILTTLQTRKAEFTKDPNVLRAYINSELDRTFDRDYAARLVLGVHARGASDADVKLFADAMADNLMQRYGSALLGIQGKPSFRAKGESPLPGNRGMSVATELVRSGAETTPVVYLMRQEGGQWKIFDVNIEGISYVQTFRTQFDAPLRQKGIKQVAADLRAGTTQAGPAGNGK
- a CDS encoding glutathione peroxidase is translated as MSQNVYDIPVTTIEGQPSSLADYRGKVLLVVNVASKCGLTPQYEGLQALYADKQAAGLEVLGFPANNFLGQEPGTEADIQQFCQLEYNVGFPMFAKISVAGDDIHPLYAELTQAQPTATGEGPMREKLQGAVAKLPDLVVNPAPGVLWNFEKFLIGRDGQVIARFAPDVPANDPRLVAAIDAALAG